In a single window of the Streptacidiphilus sp. P02-A3a genome:
- a CDS encoding APC family permease encodes MTDTLSPLDSVDATSPAGGDAAEPQKLKRSIGVVGGTLLTLSCLTPASSLFVIVPGSFAVLGTGTALALSIAMVICVGVAFCYSELGTLIPSAGGEYAMAGSTLGKGTGWLAFIQALIVVLIVPPIIALGTAQYLAPLFNVNADVAGAAVMLLATVMGLLDLRANAWITGIFLCLEVIASALVACLGFAHSNRSASVMLHPQLLGDHGHMNVVTAGTMIAGLATALFITQGFSTAVYLAEEMERPSHTVPRTVLWTLGIGSAVILVPTIAITLGAPSMSALDAGDISGMVTAWSNSAVGTFVSLCIALAIINAAIVMVIQNSRVLYSSARDKAWPEPVNRAFTDLSKKFGSPWISTLAVGVPGAVLCFVPVDTLTNVTGVAVTLLYGFVAVAALASRRGAHKHNTAAWRMPLWPAVPIVILAVLLYVLSQQAVSDLLITGGITVASLLYWVFYLRPRAGTRWIITVPEDDQQPA; translated from the coding sequence ATGACCGACACGCTGAGCCCGCTCGACTCCGTCGACGCGACCTCCCCCGCCGGCGGCGACGCCGCCGAGCCGCAGAAGCTCAAGCGCTCCATCGGCGTCGTCGGCGGAACCCTGCTGACCCTGTCCTGCCTCACCCCGGCGTCGTCGCTGTTCGTCATCGTGCCCGGCTCCTTCGCCGTCCTCGGCACCGGAACCGCGCTGGCCCTGAGCATCGCCATGGTGATCTGTGTCGGCGTGGCGTTCTGCTACTCCGAGCTCGGGACGCTGATCCCGAGCGCGGGTGGCGAGTACGCCATGGCGGGCAGCACCCTCGGCAAGGGCACCGGCTGGCTGGCGTTCATCCAGGCGCTGATCGTGGTCCTGATCGTGCCGCCGATCATCGCCCTGGGCACCGCCCAGTACCTGGCGCCGCTGTTCAACGTCAACGCCGACGTGGCCGGGGCGGCCGTGATGCTGCTCGCCACCGTGATGGGCCTGCTGGACCTGCGCGCCAACGCCTGGATCACCGGCATCTTCCTGTGCCTGGAGGTCATCGCCTCGGCCCTGGTCGCCTGCCTGGGCTTCGCCCACTCGAACCGCTCCGCCTCGGTGATGCTGCACCCGCAGCTGCTCGGCGACCACGGCCACATGAACGTGGTCACCGCCGGGACGATGATCGCCGGGCTGGCCACCGCGCTGTTCATCACCCAGGGCTTCTCCACCGCCGTCTACCTGGCCGAGGAGATGGAGCGCCCGAGCCACACCGTGCCGCGCACGGTGCTGTGGACGCTGGGCATCGGCTCCGCCGTCATCCTGGTCCCCACCATCGCGATCACCCTGGGCGCGCCCAGCATGTCCGCGCTGGACGCCGGCGACATCAGCGGCATGGTCACCGCCTGGAGCAACTCCGCCGTCGGCACCTTCGTCAGCCTCTGCATCGCGTTGGCGATCATCAACGCCGCGATCGTCATGGTCATCCAGAACTCCCGGGTGCTGTACTCCTCGGCGCGGGACAAGGCCTGGCCGGAGCCGGTCAACCGGGCCTTCACCGACCTCAGCAAGAAGTTCGGCTCGCCCTGGATCTCCACCCTCGCGGTGGGCGTCCCCGGCGCGGTGCTGTGCTTCGTCCCGGTCGACACCCTGACCAACGTCACCGGCGTCGCGGTGACCCTGCTGTACGGATTCGTCGCGGTCGCCGCGCTGGCCTCCCGCCGGGGCGCGCACAAGCACAACACCGCCGCCTGGCGGATGCCGCTGTGGCCGGCCGTGCCGATCGTGATCCTGGCCGTGCTGCTCTACGTGCTCAGCCAGCAGGCGGTCAGCGACCTGCTGATCACCGGCGGGATCACCGTCGCCTCGCTGCTGTACTGGGTGTTCTACCTGCGGCCGCGCGCCGGGACCCGCTGGATCATCACCGTCCCCGAGGACGACCAGCAGCCCGCCTGA
- the mycP gene encoding type VII secretion-associated serine protease mycosin, protein MNRHRRRKGQALVPALLAAGALAPLLAPAPAPVTAAAPPRTVTDSSGQCAFPAADISGNPWSLQRVLLTELWSHATGRGVTVAVIDTGVSDTNPQLRDAVAAGPDYLTGQGGDALTDPDGHGTMVAGIIAARPSSATGFVGLAPGARILSIRQNDAQGDGTPDTLAEAVDAAVAAGVGVINISQDVTENGRPVPVAADSELARAVARAVSRNIVVVVAAGNEGLSLPTYPASLPGVLGVGASDRDNERAADFSETGGSVDVAAPGVDMVSTVPGGGQCVDSGTSFAAPYAAAVAALLKQLHPRWTAAQVIARIEQTAQRTDPGRNDFIGWGVVDPVAAVSDSAPPAAAAVPDPATADPAPPVRARPLGLGDTAAARARRTAVYILCLGALAVAVTAGTAIVLRDARRRPAA, encoded by the coding sequence GTGAACAGGCACCGCCGCCGCAAGGGCCAGGCCCTGGTGCCCGCGCTGCTCGCCGCCGGGGCCCTGGCGCCGCTCCTGGCCCCGGCCCCGGCTCCGGTCACCGCCGCCGCGCCGCCGCGCACGGTGACCGACTCCAGCGGCCAGTGCGCCTTCCCGGCCGCCGACATCAGCGGCAACCCGTGGTCCCTGCAACGGGTGCTGCTAACGGAGTTGTGGAGCCACGCGACCGGCCGCGGGGTGACCGTCGCGGTCATCGACACCGGGGTCAGCGACACCAACCCGCAACTGCGCGACGCGGTGGCCGCCGGTCCCGACTACCTCACCGGCCAGGGCGGCGACGCGCTGACCGACCCGGACGGCCACGGCACCATGGTCGCCGGGATCATCGCGGCGCGGCCCTCCAGTGCCACCGGGTTCGTCGGACTCGCCCCGGGCGCACGGATTCTGTCGATCCGTCAGAACGACGCGCAGGGCGACGGCACGCCGGACACACTGGCCGAGGCGGTGGACGCGGCGGTCGCCGCCGGGGTCGGCGTCATCAACATCTCGCAGGACGTCACCGAGAACGGCAGGCCGGTCCCGGTCGCCGCCGACAGCGAGCTGGCCCGCGCCGTGGCCAGGGCCGTCAGCCGGAACATCGTGGTGGTGGTCGCCGCGGGCAACGAGGGCCTGTCGCTGCCGACCTACCCGGCCTCGCTGCCGGGCGTGCTCGGGGTCGGCGCCTCGGACCGCGACAACGAGCGCGCCGCGGACTTCTCCGAGACCGGCGGCTCGGTGGACGTGGCCGCGCCCGGCGTGGACATGGTCTCCACCGTGCCCGGCGGCGGACAGTGCGTGGACAGCGGTACCAGCTTCGCCGCCCCCTACGCGGCCGCGGTGGCCGCGCTGCTCAAGCAGCTGCATCCGCGGTGGACGGCGGCGCAGGTCATCGCCCGGATCGAGCAGACCGCGCAGCGCACCGACCCGGGACGCAACGACTTCATCGGCTGGGGCGTGGTCGACCCGGTGGCCGCCGTCTCCGACAGCGCGCCCCCGGCCGCGGCGGCGGTGCCGGACCCGGCGACCGCCGACCCGGCGCCGCCGGTGCGGGCCCGCCCGCTGGGCCTGGGCGACACCGCGGCGGCCCGCGCGCGGCGCACCGCCGTCTACATCCTCTGCCTGGGCGCACTCGCGGTGGCGGTCACCGCCGGTACCGCGATAGTCCTGCGCGATGCCCGCCGCCGCCCGGCGGCCTGA
- a CDS encoding WXG100 family type VII secretion target, producing the protein MSDCGLPGPAYPGIGFDPTPGDPAGVAELRQRLAGAGAWLDDARALVERVAAAEGPHWQGGAATAFREHVRDGLAPRLGAAHDALRHAADQLQDWHTDLLDRQAHARRLDDALRRLRATPPPTAAQEPGDGDGSALEAAALAADRAGQEADRLLAEAGELERDHAADAARIAAGLDADRSAAVPPGPGTLDTVLAGLSGAAADLADGLYRHAGTVSAASGLLALFPSPLTPLLAGIAVTTGAVQLGEDVGDPGLWAALWPPRPGLDSVTAAVTLGGDAAGVVPGLAAVARGASGTLQGLRAATAAGRAVPVETAAGSFLRDTVTVFSRAARAEAAVRPPPGATAEEAAARRRHLLVGRGVAAAGFGSALYDEATRGNAAGPGAPR; encoded by the coding sequence GTGAGCGACTGCGGCCTTCCGGGGCCCGCCTACCCCGGCATCGGCTTCGATCCGACCCCCGGCGATCCGGCCGGGGTCGCGGAGCTGCGGCAGCGGCTGGCCGGGGCGGGCGCCTGGCTGGACGACGCCCGCGCCCTGGTCGAGCGGGTGGCCGCGGCCGAGGGGCCGCACTGGCAGGGCGGGGCCGCGACCGCCTTCCGTGAGCACGTCCGGGACGGCCTGGCCCCGCGGCTGGGCGCCGCCCACGACGCGCTGCGGCACGCCGCCGACCAGCTCCAGGACTGGCACACCGACCTGCTCGACCGCCAGGCCCACGCCCGGCGCCTGGACGACGCCCTGCGGCGGCTCCGGGCCACCCCGCCGCCCACCGCCGCCCAGGAACCGGGGGACGGCGACGGCAGCGCGCTGGAGGCGGCGGCGCTGGCGGCCGACCGGGCCGGGCAGGAGGCGGACCGGTTGCTCGCCGAGGCCGGGGAGCTGGAGCGGGACCACGCCGCCGACGCCGCCCGGATCGCCGCCGGACTGGACGCCGACCGGTCGGCCGCCGTCCCGCCGGGCCCGGGGACGCTCGACACGGTGCTGGCGGGGCTGTCCGGCGCCGCCGCCGACCTCGCTGACGGGCTGTACCGGCACGCGGGCACGGTCAGCGCGGCGTCCGGCCTGCTGGCGCTGTTCCCCAGCCCGCTGACCCCGCTGCTGGCCGGGATCGCGGTGACCACCGGCGCGGTCCAGCTCGGCGAGGACGTCGGCGACCCGGGGCTGTGGGCGGCGCTGTGGCCGCCGCGTCCCGGCCTGGACAGCGTGACGGCGGCGGTCACCCTGGGCGGTGACGCCGCCGGGGTGGTCCCCGGCCTCGCCGCCGTCGCCCGGGGCGCCTCGGGCACGCTCCAGGGGCTGCGGGCGGCCACCGCGGCGGGCCGCGCCGTCCCGGTGGAGACCGCGGCCGGGTCCTTCCTGCGCGACACGGTGACCGTGTTCAGCCGCGCGGCCCGGGCCGAGGCGGCGGTGCGGCCGCCGCCGGGCGCCACCGCCGAGGAGGCGGCCGCGCGCCGACGGCACCTCCTGGTCGGCCGGGGCGTCGCCGCCGCCGGGTTCGGCAGCGCGCTGTACGACGAGGCCACCCGGGGGAACGCGGCCGGTCCCGGGGCGCCCCGATGA
- the eccE gene encoding type VII secretion protein EccE has protein sequence MPKTAAPRPRAPQPGSSSAPVTVRTRPRPGRFGPLRLPQLVLVEAAAALVLIGLAVDRIALVGCGVVAVPLLAAALLSRNGLSVGEQLRVRGAMRSRRRRSAAHPVDPQTDPALVPVLECEPALRAVAHTLEEGRAADRSSARGERREIGMLGDGTFLSAVIQVESADSPLRPAPGNGLLPLELLADGLSVDDIVLDTVQVVQYTQPAPAPHLPEQALAVRAHRQLPRGAAATPALRLSWVTVRLDPELCRGAVAARGGGETGARKALQRAADQLANRLTGAGLRATVLDAAGAVAAVATATCANPLAAGGAARPGRRTSETVRAWRCDDRWHTTYWISQWPRLDPDPTGSSATAPELVGRLTGSGVLATTFGLTVRQLADDRVSLTGMLRITTRSEHELEQRAAELEARATEAGAALVRLEREQTPGLLATLPLGGTR, from the coding sequence ATGCCGAAGACTGCCGCACCGCGCCCGCGGGCCCCGCAGCCCGGGTCGTCGTCCGCGCCGGTGACGGTGCGGACCCGACCCAGGCCCGGCCGGTTCGGCCCGCTGCGGCTGCCGCAACTGGTACTGGTCGAGGCCGCCGCCGCGCTGGTGCTGATCGGCCTGGCCGTGGACCGGATCGCGCTGGTCGGCTGCGGCGTGGTCGCGGTCCCGCTGCTGGCCGCCGCGCTGCTCTCGCGGAACGGCCTCAGCGTCGGCGAGCAGCTGCGGGTGCGCGGCGCGATGCGGAGCCGCCGACGGCGCTCGGCGGCGCATCCGGTCGATCCGCAGACCGATCCGGCACTGGTGCCGGTGCTGGAGTGCGAGCCCGCGCTGCGCGCCGTGGCACACACGTTGGAGGAGGGACGGGCCGCCGACCGCTCCTCGGCCCGGGGCGAGCGCCGGGAGATCGGCATGCTCGGCGACGGCACCTTCCTCAGCGCGGTGATCCAGGTCGAGTCGGCGGACAGCCCGCTGCGCCCGGCGCCCGGCAACGGCCTGCTGCCGCTGGAGCTGCTCGCCGACGGGCTCTCGGTGGACGACATCGTGCTGGACACGGTCCAGGTGGTCCAGTACACCCAGCCCGCCCCGGCGCCGCACCTGCCCGAGCAGGCGCTGGCCGTCCGCGCCCACCGGCAGCTGCCGCGCGGGGCGGCGGCCACCCCGGCGCTGCGGCTCAGCTGGGTGACCGTCAGGCTCGACCCCGAACTCTGCCGTGGCGCGGTGGCGGCGCGCGGCGGTGGCGAGACGGGGGCGCGCAAGGCCCTGCAACGCGCCGCCGACCAGCTCGCCAACCGCCTCACCGGGGCCGGGCTGCGGGCGACGGTGCTGGACGCGGCCGGTGCGGTCGCCGCGGTGGCCACCGCGACCTGCGCGAACCCGCTGGCCGCGGGCGGCGCGGCGAGGCCCGGTCGGCGCACCTCGGAGACCGTCCGCGCCTGGCGCTGCGACGACCGCTGGCACACCACGTACTGGATCAGCCAGTGGCCCCGGCTCGATCCGGATCCGACCGGATCCAGCGCGACGGCGCCCGAGTTGGTCGGTCGGCTCACCGGGAGCGGCGTACTGGCGACCACCTTCGGCCTGACCGTTCGCCAACTCGCGGACGACAGGGTCTCGCTGACCGGCATGCTGCGGATCACCACCCGCAGCGAACACGAACTGGAGCAGCGGGCAGCGGAGTTGGAGGCGCGGGCGACCGAGGCCGGAGCCGCCCTGGTCCGGTTGGAGCGCGAGCAGACCCCTGGTCTGCTGGCCACGCTGCCGCTGGGAGGGACCCGCTGA
- a CDS encoding MinD/ParA family protein, protein MTSDREDVHPGEAVPGEDEEWSDAPDYTPPAWYLRNAEQVGAPTPTTAFRAPESVRALAEPTPADSAPADSAPADSESADPAPADPESADAAPIPADAPPAVRDAPAAPAAPGRDTPQDPPAQLTYRQDSGWEPAPAALPPLPPMPPQPPATPPAVHDQRPPEPSPQAEPATGAAAPEQAAAPEPWPAQQQPAQQPPTQQPPTPLPYQQPEQPLYPQLPQQPQAWTPVGPPHLLGDPRQAGGWPQSAPEPQPAPAPAQTPPPVPQAQQPQPPAQPWPPQPQPGPASGAPLGYTAAVELSSDRLLRNHPEERRSVGSRFRFGGKVAEEERRKKLAVIRTPVLSCYKIAVISLKGGVGKTTTTMALGATLATERQDKVIAVDANPDAGTLGRRVRRETGATIRDLVTAIPHLTSYMDMRRFTSQAASGLEILANDVDPAVSTTFNDADYRQVIDFLGRQYPIVLTDSGTGLLYSAMRGVLELADQLIVVSTPSVDGASSASTTLDWLSANGYADLVQRSITVVSGVRETAKLIRTEDIVAHFQTRCRGVVVVPFDEHLAAGAEVDLSRMKSRTREAYFDLAALVAADFPRTQPQGWSGRPGYGPQ, encoded by the coding sequence GTGACGAGCGATCGCGAAGACGTCCACCCCGGCGAGGCCGTGCCGGGCGAGGACGAGGAGTGGTCGGACGCTCCTGACTACACGCCACCGGCCTGGTACCTGCGGAACGCGGAACAGGTGGGCGCTCCGACGCCGACCACCGCCTTCCGCGCCCCCGAATCGGTCCGGGCCCTCGCCGAGCCGACCCCGGCGGACTCGGCCCCGGCGGACTCGGCCCCGGCGGATTCGGAATCGGCTGACCCGGCCCCAGCTGACCCGGAGTCGGCGGACGCCGCGCCGATCCCGGCCGACGCGCCCCCGGCCGTCCGCGACGCCCCGGCGGCGCCCGCCGCCCCGGGCCGGGACACTCCGCAGGATCCGCCCGCGCAGCTGACCTACCGCCAGGACTCGGGCTGGGAACCGGCCCCGGCAGCACTCCCGCCGCTGCCACCGATGCCGCCGCAGCCGCCCGCCACGCCCCCCGCCGTCCACGACCAGCGCCCGCCCGAGCCGTCGCCGCAGGCGGAACCCGCGACCGGAGCCGCCGCGCCGGAGCAGGCCGCCGCGCCGGAACCGTGGCCCGCCCAGCAGCAGCCCGCGCAGCAACCGCCGACCCAGCAACCGCCGACGCCGCTGCCGTACCAGCAGCCGGAGCAGCCGCTCTACCCGCAGTTGCCGCAACAGCCGCAGGCGTGGACACCGGTCGGCCCGCCGCACCTGCTCGGCGACCCCCGGCAGGCCGGGGGCTGGCCGCAGTCCGCGCCCGAACCGCAGCCCGCGCCCGCGCCCGCCCAGACCCCGCCGCCGGTCCCGCAGGCCCAGCAGCCGCAACCCCCCGCCCAGCCCTGGCCGCCGCAACCGCAGCCCGGGCCCGCCAGCGGCGCGCCCCTCGGCTACACCGCCGCCGTCGAGCTGTCCTCGGACCGGCTGCTGCGCAACCACCCGGAGGAGCGCCGGTCGGTCGGCAGCCGCTTCCGCTTCGGCGGCAAGGTCGCGGAGGAGGAGCGCCGGAAGAAGCTCGCGGTGATCCGGACCCCGGTGCTCAGCTGCTACAAGATCGCGGTGATCAGCCTCAAGGGCGGCGTCGGCAAGACCACCACCACCATGGCCCTGGGCGCGACCCTGGCGACCGAGCGCCAGGACAAGGTCATCGCCGTCGACGCCAACCCCGACGCGGGCACCCTCGGCCGCCGGGTGCGGCGCGAGACCGGTGCCACGATCCGGGACCTGGTCACCGCGATCCCCCACCTGACCAGCTACATGGACATGCGCCGGTTCACCTCGCAGGCCGCCAGCGGTCTGGAGATCCTGGCGAACGACGTCGACCCGGCCGTCTCCACCACCTTCAACGACGCCGACTACCGGCAGGTCATCGACTTCCTCGGGCGGCAGTACCCGATCGTGCTGACCGACTCCGGCACCGGTCTGCTGTACAGCGCGATGCGCGGGGTGCTGGAGCTGGCGGACCAGTTGATCGTGGTGTCCACCCCCAGCGTGGACGGCGCCAGCAGCGCCAGCACCACCCTCGACTGGCTGTCCGCGAACGGCTACGCCGACCTGGTGCAGCGCAGCATCACGGTGGTGTCCGGGGTCCGCGAGACCGCGAAGCTGATCCGGACCGAGGACATCGTCGCGCACTTCCAGACCCGCTGCCGGGGCGTGGTGGTGGTGCCCTTCGACGAGCACCTGGCGGCCGGGGCCGAGGTGGACCTGAGCCGGATGAAGTCCAGGACCCGCGAGGCCTACTTCGACCTGGCGGCCCTGGTCGCCGCCGACTTCCCGCGCACCCAGCCGCAGGGCTGGTCCGGCCGCCCGGGCTACGGCCCGCAGTAG
- a CDS encoding WXG100 family type VII secretion target has protein sequence MSGQFTTSADDMKRFSAHIDDVNSQIQQELKRLEGVVSTVAGGWSGSAAIAYQNLQTQWNTDAAKLNTVLGEIKDAIDATSAQYTSTEGEQSSAMSNITAALG, from the coding sequence ATGTCGGGTCAGTTCACAACCAGTGCCGACGACATGAAGCGGTTCTCGGCGCACATCGATGACGTGAACAGCCAGATCCAGCAGGAGCTCAAGCGCCTCGAAGGCGTGGTCAGCACGGTCGCCGGCGGGTGGAGCGGCAGCGCCGCCATCGCCTACCAGAACCTCCAGACCCAGTGGAACACGGACGCGGCGAAGCTCAACACCGTGCTCGGTGAGATCAAGGACGCGATCGACGCCACCTCGGCGCAGTACACCAGCACCGAGGGCGAGCAGAGCTCGGCGATGAGCAACATCACCGCCGCACTCGGCTGA
- the eccB gene encoding type VII secretion protein EccB has protein sequence MASRRNELNAYTFSRRRTVAAFLQPSSGGDEEDAPRALRAVVPGLVVAALAVAGFGAYGLIRPSAPLNWQKANAVIVGKQSTTRYVVLGGVLHPVLNIASARLLLGVGSSVVDVDDSVLDSGQVPHGALVGIPYAPDSLPTAKDAGTAKVWAYCDQPAAGGQGGTDQKLFVLGGSDGAAVSGSGSLDPRHALYVRGPDGTDYLVDASGTTHVLAAGGTGADRGQRQLLLATAAFGATVGAPQPVGGAWLATLRGGDPIGFPRADMPGYGGPAPTVIDGAPTTVGETFQVRADNGQVLHYVVLGDGVHRVSDFTDQLLVAMSGRTGPTVLATAVPGANASPPFEGARDWPQDSVTQTNSATSGDGTTVACSVYTGRTSASGEPELGLWAGQSYPVDSTSGTAGVYVTPGTGLLYRQVTGTSTDTGSVDLLTDTGLRYPVQMNGDSNAGPVDRPSPSTGDGSGTDGQQTDDAQARLGYAGVVPSPVPLSWSSLLSSGPNLNTAAAEQQQGS, from the coding sequence ATGGCATCTCGCCGGAACGAGTTGAACGCCTACACCTTCTCGCGGCGGCGTACCGTGGCCGCCTTCCTCCAGCCGTCGAGCGGCGGCGACGAGGAGGACGCGCCGCGCGCGCTGCGCGCCGTCGTCCCCGGCCTGGTCGTCGCCGCGCTGGCGGTCGCCGGGTTCGGCGCCTACGGGCTGATCCGGCCCTCGGCCCCGCTCAACTGGCAGAAGGCCAACGCGGTGATCGTCGGCAAGCAGTCGACCACCAGGTACGTGGTGCTCGGCGGGGTGCTGCACCCGGTGCTGAACATCGCCTCGGCCCGGTTGCTGCTGGGCGTCGGCTCCAGCGTGGTCGACGTGGACGACTCGGTGCTGGACTCGGGCCAGGTGCCGCACGGCGCGCTGGTCGGCATCCCGTACGCGCCGGACAGCCTGCCGACCGCCAAGGACGCCGGGACGGCCAAGGTGTGGGCGTACTGCGACCAGCCCGCGGCCGGGGGCCAGGGCGGGACCGACCAGAAGCTGTTCGTGCTCGGCGGCTCCGACGGCGCGGCGGTCTCCGGCAGCGGCAGCCTCGACCCGCGCCACGCGCTGTACGTGCGGGGCCCGGACGGCACGGACTACCTGGTGGACGCGAGCGGGACCACCCACGTGCTGGCGGCCGGCGGTACCGGCGCGGACCGCGGGCAGCGGCAACTGCTGCTCGCCACCGCCGCGTTCGGGGCGACCGTGGGCGCGCCGCAGCCGGTCGGCGGCGCCTGGCTGGCCACGCTGCGCGGCGGCGATCCGATCGGCTTCCCGAGGGCCGACATGCCCGGCTACGGCGGCCCGGCCCCGACCGTGATCGACGGCGCGCCGACCACGGTCGGCGAGACCTTCCAGGTACGCGCCGACAACGGCCAGGTGCTGCACTACGTGGTGCTCGGCGACGGTGTCCACCGGGTGTCCGACTTCACCGACCAACTGCTGGTGGCGATGTCGGGCCGGACCGGGCCCACGGTGCTGGCGACGGCGGTGCCCGGCGCCAACGCGAGTCCTCCGTTCGAGGGAGCCAGGGACTGGCCGCAGGACTCCGTCACCCAGACGAACTCGGCGACCTCCGGCGACGGCACCACCGTGGCGTGCTCGGTCTACACCGGCCGCACCTCCGCCTCCGGCGAGCCGGAGCTGGGCCTGTGGGCGGGCCAGTCGTACCCGGTCGACAGCACCTCGGGCACGGCCGGGGTGTACGTCACCCCGGGCACCGGACTGCTCTACCGTCAGGTCACCGGAACCAGCACCGACACCGGATCGGTGGATCTGCTGACCGACACCGGTCTGCGCTACCCCGTACAGATGAACGGGGACAGCAACGCCGGACCGGTCGACCGGCCGTCGCCGAGCACCGGCGACGGATCGGGTACGGATGGTCAGCAGACCGACGATGCCCAGGCCAGGCTGGGTTACGCCGGTGTGGTGCCGAGCCCGGTGCCGTTGTCGTGGTCGTCGCTGCTGTCCTCGGGGCCGAACCTGAACACCGCGGCGGCCGAGCAGCAGCAGGGTTCCTGA
- a CDS encoding WXG100 family type VII secretion target, protein MSTPIKVTFNSITDAAGDVRSTAANVQAQLDALKASVAQVAQSWDGVAQEKYQARQAEWNSTAANLHEVLLKIASALETAAENYQATENKNAGIWGA, encoded by the coding sequence ATGTCCACGCCCATCAAGGTCACCTTCAACTCCATCACCGACGCGGCCGGCGACGTCCGCAGCACCGCGGCCAACGTGCAGGCGCAACTGGACGCCCTCAAGGCCAGTGTCGCCCAGGTCGCCCAGAGCTGGGACGGCGTCGCGCAGGAGAAGTACCAGGCCCGCCAGGCGGAGTGGAACAGCACCGCGGCGAACCTGCACGAGGTGCTGCTGAAGATCGCCTCCGCGTTGGAGACCGCCGCGGAGAACTACCAGGCGACCGAGAACAAGAACGCCGGTATCTGGGGCGCCTAG